The following proteins come from a genomic window of Gossypium raimondii isolate GPD5lz chromosome 5, ASM2569854v1, whole genome shotgun sequence:
- the LOC105769830 gene encoding elongation factor 1-beta 2 yields the protein MAVTFSNLHTESGLKALNDFLSGKSYISGNKLTKDDIKVYAAVLKNPGDSFPNVSQWYNSVSSQLAASFPGKAVGVGFGGKAAPAESAKAEAADDDDDLDLFGDETEEDKKAAEEREAAKKSAKKKESGKSSVLMDVKPWDDETDMKKLEEAVRSVEMPGLLWGASKLVAVGYGIKKLQIMLTIVDDLVSVDTLIEECLTTEPRNEYIQSCDIVAFNKI from the exons ATGGCCGTCACTTTCTCAAATCTCCACACCGAGTCTGGTCTTAAAGCTCTTAATGACTTCCTCTCTGGAAAATCTTACATCTCTGG gaATAAGCTGACCAAGGATGACATAAAAGTTTATGCTGCTGTTCTGAAGAACCCTGGTGATTCTTTCCCCAATGTTAGCCAGTGGTATAATTCTGTTTCTTCTCAACTTGCCGCCAG CTTCCCTGGCAAAGCTGTTGGCGTTGGGTTTGGTGGCAAAGCTGCTCCAGCTGAGTCTGCTAAAGCTGAG GCTGCAGATGATGACGACGACTTGGATCTATTCGGTGATGAGACAGAGGAGGATAAGAAAGCTGCAGAGGAGAGGGAAGCTGCAAAGAAGTCAgctaagaagaaagaaa GTGGAAAGTCCTCTGTTCTCATGGATGTTAAACCATGGGATGATGAGACTGATATGAAGAAGTTGGAAGAAGCTGTTCGATCCGTTGAGATGCCTGGACTTTTGTGGGGAGCAT CAAAGCTGGTTGCTGTTGGTTATGGCATCAAGAAGCTACAGATCATGCTTACCATAGTGGATGATCTTGTTTCAGTTGATACCCTTATAGAGGAGTGCCTCACGACAGAGCCACGCAACGAATACATTCAAAGCTGTGACATTGTTGCATTCAACAAGATTTAG
- the LOC105768033 gene encoding beta-glucosidase 11 isoform X1, protein MDAAKLNLGFNLFFIFQLKFVVFAAVGGGGGYSRSDFPPGFVFGASTSAYQYEGAADKDGRTPSIWDTFVHAEGNFNEGNGDIACDGYHKYKEDVGLMVDTGLEAYRFSISWSRLIPNGRGPVNVKGLQYYNNLINELIKNGIQPHATLHHYDLPQTLEDEYGGWLNREIVKDFTAYADICFREFGDRVLYWTTVNEANVFVLGGYDLGFEPPQRCSAPSPFNCSKGNSSTEPYLAAHNILLAHAAVAKLYKKKHQKKLMQEKQHGLVGFNLFNYWFVPLTNTTEDIIAVQRANDFYFGWFMHPLVYGDYPRSMKENAGSRLPAFTSSESKQVKGSFDFIGLNFYNTMSVKDQPSSLEMEHRDPAADMAIELIPFPHNASKFEFSVTPWALKGLLEYVKEAYGNPPIYIHENGQRTRQNSSLEDWPRVKSLNAYIGSVLDAIRNGSNTRGYFTWSFMDLFELLDGYESSYGLYYVDLEDPGLRRVPKLSAKWYSEFLKGKYVDFSEVIQLQDASFSDAQLTH, encoded by the exons ATGGATGCCGCAAAATTAAATCTGGGTTTTAACTTGTTCTTcatttttcagttaaaatttgTAGTTTTTGCAGCTGTGGGTGGTGGTGGTGGATATAGCAGAAGTGACTTCCCACCGGGCTTTGTTTTCGGTGCATCAACTTCAGCCTATCAG TATGAAGGTGCGGCTGATAAAGATGGTAGGACGCCTAGCATATGGGATACTTTTGTCCATGCTGAAG GGAATTTTAACGAAGGCAATGGAGACATAGCTTGTGATGGGTATCACAAGTACAAG GAAGATGTTGGACTCATGGTAGATACAGGCTTGGAAGCCTACAGATTTTCCATTTCATGGTCAAGGCTCATCCCCA ATGGAAGAGGACCTGTCAATGTAAAGGGCTTGCAATATTACAACAATCTTATTAATGAGCTAATCAAAAATG GAATCCAACCACATGCTACGTTACATCATTACGATCTGCCACAGACACTCGAAGATGAGTATGGAGGATGGCTTAATCGGGAAATTGT GAAAGATTTTACAGCATATGCAGACATATGCTTCAGAGAGTTTGGAGATAGGGTTTTGTATTGGACTACCGTAAACGAGGCCAATGTGTTCGTTTTAGGAGGCTATGACCTTGGATTTGAGCCTCCTCAGCGATGCTCTGCCCCTTCTCCGTTCAATTGTTCCAAAGGCAACTCATCAACCGAGCCATATCTGGCAGCTCATAATATCTTATTAGCACATGCAGCCGTGGCAAAGTTATACAAGAAAAAACACCAG aaaaaattaatgcaGGAAAAGCAACATGGACTTGTAGGGTTTAACCTCTTCAACTATTGGTTTGTTCCTTTAACAAACACAACTGAAGATATAATTGCTGTTCAAAGGGCCAATGATTTCTATTTTGGTTG GTTTATGCATCCCCTGGTATATGGGGACTATCCTAGGTCAATGAAGGAGAATGCTGGTTCAAGGTTGCCTGCCTTCACCAGTTCTGAATCCAAGCAGGTCAAAGGGTCATTTGATTTCATTGGGCTTAACTTTTACAACACGATGTCTGTTAAGGACCAGCCTAGCAGTTTAGAAATGGAGCACAGAGACCCTGCAGCGGATATGGCCATAGAACTAATTC CTTTCCCACATAATGCATCAAAATTCGAG TTTTCTGTTACACCTTGGGCCCTCAAAGGGTTACTAGAGTATGTCAAGGAAGCTTATGGAAACCCTCCTATCTATATCCATGAAAATG GTCAAAGGACTCGACAGAATTCTTCATTGGAAGACTGGCCAAGGGTGAAGTCTTTGAATGCATATATTGGAAGTGTGCTTGATGCCATAAG GAACGGGTCGAATACGAGAGGATATTTCACATGGTCCTTCATGGATCTATTTGAATTATTGGATGGCTATGAATCAAGTTATGGTCTATATTATGTAGACCTGGAGGACCCAGGTTTGAGAAGGGTCCCTAAGCTTTCTGCTAAATGGTATTCTGAGTTTTTGAAGGGTAAATACGTGGATTTTAGTGAAGTGATTCAGCTTCAAGATGCATCTTTTTCCGATGCTCAACTCACAcattaa
- the LOC105768033 gene encoding beta-glucosidase 11 isoform X2, translating into MDAAKLNLGFNLFFIFQLKFVVFAAVGGGGGYSRSDFPPGFVFGASTSAYQYEGAADKDGRTPSIWDTFVHAEGNFNEGNGDIACDGYHKYKEDVGLMVDTGLEAYRFSISWSRLIPNGRGPVNVKGLQYYNNLINELIKNGIQPHATLHHYDLPQTLEDEYGGWLNREIVKDFTAYADICFREFGDRVLYWTTVNEANVFVLGGYDLGFEPPQRCSAPSPFNCSKGNSSTEPYLAAHNILLAHAAVAKLYKKKHQEKQHGLVGFNLFNYWFVPLTNTTEDIIAVQRANDFYFGWFMHPLVYGDYPRSMKENAGSRLPAFTSSESKQVKGSFDFIGLNFYNTMSVKDQPSSLEMEHRDPAADMAIELIPFPHNASKFEFSVTPWALKGLLEYVKEAYGNPPIYIHENGQRTRQNSSLEDWPRVKSLNAYIGSVLDAIRNGSNTRGYFTWSFMDLFELLDGYESSYGLYYVDLEDPGLRRVPKLSAKWYSEFLKGKYVDFSEVIQLQDASFSDAQLTH; encoded by the exons ATGGATGCCGCAAAATTAAATCTGGGTTTTAACTTGTTCTTcatttttcagttaaaatttgTAGTTTTTGCAGCTGTGGGTGGTGGTGGTGGATATAGCAGAAGTGACTTCCCACCGGGCTTTGTTTTCGGTGCATCAACTTCAGCCTATCAG TATGAAGGTGCGGCTGATAAAGATGGTAGGACGCCTAGCATATGGGATACTTTTGTCCATGCTGAAG GGAATTTTAACGAAGGCAATGGAGACATAGCTTGTGATGGGTATCACAAGTACAAG GAAGATGTTGGACTCATGGTAGATACAGGCTTGGAAGCCTACAGATTTTCCATTTCATGGTCAAGGCTCATCCCCA ATGGAAGAGGACCTGTCAATGTAAAGGGCTTGCAATATTACAACAATCTTATTAATGAGCTAATCAAAAATG GAATCCAACCACATGCTACGTTACATCATTACGATCTGCCACAGACACTCGAAGATGAGTATGGAGGATGGCTTAATCGGGAAATTGT GAAAGATTTTACAGCATATGCAGACATATGCTTCAGAGAGTTTGGAGATAGGGTTTTGTATTGGACTACCGTAAACGAGGCCAATGTGTTCGTTTTAGGAGGCTATGACCTTGGATTTGAGCCTCCTCAGCGATGCTCTGCCCCTTCTCCGTTCAATTGTTCCAAAGGCAACTCATCAACCGAGCCATATCTGGCAGCTCATAATATCTTATTAGCACATGCAGCCGTGGCAAAGTTATACAAGAAAAAACACCAG GAAAAGCAACATGGACTTGTAGGGTTTAACCTCTTCAACTATTGGTTTGTTCCTTTAACAAACACAACTGAAGATATAATTGCTGTTCAAAGGGCCAATGATTTCTATTTTGGTTG GTTTATGCATCCCCTGGTATATGGGGACTATCCTAGGTCAATGAAGGAGAATGCTGGTTCAAGGTTGCCTGCCTTCACCAGTTCTGAATCCAAGCAGGTCAAAGGGTCATTTGATTTCATTGGGCTTAACTTTTACAACACGATGTCTGTTAAGGACCAGCCTAGCAGTTTAGAAATGGAGCACAGAGACCCTGCAGCGGATATGGCCATAGAACTAATTC CTTTCCCACATAATGCATCAAAATTCGAG TTTTCTGTTACACCTTGGGCCCTCAAAGGGTTACTAGAGTATGTCAAGGAAGCTTATGGAAACCCTCCTATCTATATCCATGAAAATG GTCAAAGGACTCGACAGAATTCTTCATTGGAAGACTGGCCAAGGGTGAAGTCTTTGAATGCATATATTGGAAGTGTGCTTGATGCCATAAG GAACGGGTCGAATACGAGAGGATATTTCACATGGTCCTTCATGGATCTATTTGAATTATTGGATGGCTATGAATCAAGTTATGGTCTATATTATGTAGACCTGGAGGACCCAGGTTTGAGAAGGGTCCCTAAGCTTTCTGCTAAATGGTATTCTGAGTTTTTGAAGGGTAAATACGTGGATTTTAGTGAAGTGATTCAGCTTCAAGATGCATCTTTTTCCGATGCTCAACTCACAcattaa